The following coding sequences are from one Streptosporangiales bacterium window:
- the leuD gene encoding 3-isopropylmalate dehydratase small subunit, which translates to MEPFTTLTSRAVPLRRSNVDTDQIIPASYLKRVTRTGFEDGLFASWRQDPSFVLNDERYAGAQILVAGPDFGIGSSREHAVWALQNYGFRVVIAPRFADIFRGNSAKNGLLVVPLAAESVEQLQQLAEDDPTTEVTVDLTNNKILAPGVEAAIEIDEYTRWRLLEGLDDIALTLRNVDDVTAFEEKRASWLPVTG; encoded by the coding sequence ATGGAACCGTTCACCACACTCACCAGCCGCGCGGTGCCGCTGCGGCGCAGCAACGTCGACACCGACCAGATCATCCCGGCGTCGTATCTGAAGCGCGTGACCCGTACCGGCTTCGAGGACGGGCTGTTCGCCTCCTGGCGGCAGGACCCGTCGTTCGTGCTGAACGACGAGCGCTACGCAGGCGCCCAGATCCTGGTCGCCGGCCCGGACTTCGGCATCGGCTCGTCGCGTGAGCACGCGGTGTGGGCGCTGCAGAACTACGGCTTCCGGGTCGTGATCGCGCCGCGGTTCGCCGACATCTTCCGCGGCAACTCCGCGAAGAACGGCCTGCTCGTGGTGCCGTTGGCGGCAGAGAGCGTGGAGCAGTTGCAGCAGCTCGCCGAGGACGACCCGACGACCGAGGTCACGGTGGATCTGACGAACAACAAGATCCTCGCACCCGGCGTCGAGGCGGCAATCGAGATCGACGAGTACACGCGCTGGCGGCTGCTCGAAGGGCTCGACGACATCGCTCTGACGCTGCGAAACGTGGACGATGTGACCGCTTTCGAGGAGAAGCGGGCGA
- a CDS encoding helix-turn-helix domain-containing protein, with translation MDNSSGVGVLDKAVRILSALESGPSSLASLVASTGLARPTAHRLAVALEHHRLVTRDAQGRFVLGPRLGELATAAGEDRLLATAGPILAQLRDQTGESTQLFRRQGDSRVCVASAERLSGGLRDVVPVGSALPMTAGSAAQILLAWEEPERLHRGLRNAKFTATSLAQVRRRGWAQSVGERERGVTSVSAPVRGPGNRVVAAISVSGPIDRLGRAPGRLYAEAVVRAADRVTEVLRRGGN, from the coding sequence ATGGACAACTCTAGCGGTGTCGGCGTTCTCGACAAAGCCGTACGCATTCTTTCCGCTCTGGAGAGCGGACCGTCGTCGCTTGCCTCCCTCGTCGCCTCGACGGGTCTGGCCCGTCCCACTGCTCACCGGCTCGCCGTGGCACTCGAGCACCACCGCCTCGTCACCAGAGACGCGCAGGGACGGTTCGTCCTCGGGCCCCGCCTCGGCGAGCTCGCCACGGCGGCCGGTGAGGACCGGCTGTTGGCCACGGCTGGACCCATTCTCGCGCAACTGCGCGACCAGACCGGCGAGAGCACGCAACTGTTCCGCCGGCAGGGCGACAGCCGCGTCTGCGTCGCGTCCGCGGAACGGCTCAGCGGCGGGCTGCGCGACGTGGTGCCGGTCGGCAGTGCGCTCCCGATGACCGCCGGGTCGGCGGCGCAGATCCTGCTCGCCTGGGAGGAACCCGAGCGCCTGCACCGGGGGCTGCGCAACGCGAAGTTCACCGCGACATCGCTGGCCCAGGTGCGCCGCAGGGGCTGGGCGCAGAGCGTCGGCGAGCGCGAGCGCGGTGTCACGAGCGTCTCGGCGCCCGTCCGCGGGCCGGGAAACCGCGTGGTGGCCGCGATCTCCGTCTCCGGGCCGATCGACCGGCTCGGCCGCGCCCCCGGCCGGCTCTACGCGGAAGCCGTCGTACGCGCCGCCGACCGGGTCACCGAGGTGCTGCGCCGCGGCGGCAACTGA
- the leuC gene encoding 3-isopropylmalate dehydratase large subunit — MGRTLAEKVWDAHVVRQADNEPDLLYIDLHLIHEVTSPQAFDGLRLADRTVRRPDLTIATEDHNVPTTDLGLPIADPVSRTQVETLRKNCAEFGVRLYPMGDAAQGIVHVIGPQLGLTQPGTTVVCGDSHTATHGAFGAIAFGIGTSEVEHVLATQTLSQAKPKMMAVNATGELPYGSTAKDLVLALIAQVGTGHGQGHIVEYRGEAFRKLSMEGRMTVCNMSIEWGAKAGMIAPDETTFAYVEGRESAPKGAEWEKALDYWRSLPSDPDAVFDTEVHLDASEVQPFVTWGTNPGQGAPLSASVPDPDSFDDPGARVSAQKALEYMDLRPGMALRDVNVNTVFVGSCTNGRIEDLRAAADVIRGRRVSSDVRMLVVPGSVAVRAQAEQEGLDKVFSDAGAEWRGAGCSMCLGMNPDQLAPGERSASTSNRNFEGRQGRGGRTHLVSPPVAAATAITGHLSSPADLEV; from the coding sequence ATGGGCCGTACATTAGCGGAGAAGGTCTGGGACGCGCATGTCGTCCGGCAAGCCGACAATGAGCCGGATCTGCTCTACATCGACCTCCACCTGATCCACGAAGTGACGAGCCCGCAGGCCTTCGACGGGCTTCGGCTCGCGGACCGTACGGTGCGCCGTCCCGACCTCACCATCGCCACCGAGGACCACAACGTCCCGACCACCGACCTCGGCCTGCCGATCGCCGACCCGGTCTCGCGCACCCAGGTCGAGACACTGCGTAAGAACTGCGCCGAGTTCGGGGTCCGGCTGTACCCGATGGGTGACGCCGCGCAGGGCATCGTGCACGTGATCGGCCCGCAGCTGGGGCTCACCCAGCCGGGCACGACGGTCGTCTGCGGTGACAGCCACACGGCAACGCACGGGGCGTTCGGCGCCATCGCGTTCGGCATCGGCACCAGCGAGGTCGAGCACGTACTCGCGACGCAGACGCTCTCGCAGGCGAAGCCGAAGATGATGGCCGTGAACGCGACCGGCGAACTGCCGTACGGGAGCACGGCGAAGGACCTCGTGCTGGCGCTGATCGCTCAGGTCGGCACGGGGCACGGCCAGGGGCACATCGTCGAGTACCGCGGCGAGGCCTTCAGGAAGCTGTCCATGGAAGGCCGCATGACGGTCTGCAACATGTCCATCGAGTGGGGCGCGAAGGCCGGCATGATCGCGCCCGACGAGACGACGTTCGCGTACGTCGAGGGCCGCGAGAGTGCCCCGAAGGGCGCGGAGTGGGAGAAGGCGCTCGACTACTGGCGTTCGCTGCCCAGCGACCCGGACGCGGTCTTCGACACCGAGGTGCACCTGGACGCGTCCGAGGTGCAGCCGTTCGTCACCTGGGGCACGAACCCCGGCCAGGGCGCGCCGCTTTCTGCGTCGGTGCCCGACCCGGACTCGTTCGACGACCCGGGCGCGCGGGTGTCGGCGCAGAAGGCGCTGGAGTACATGGACCTGCGTCCGGGAATGGCGCTGCGCGACGTCAACGTGAACACGGTGTTCGTCGGTTCCTGCACCAACGGCCGGATCGAGGACCTGCGGGCCGCTGCGGACGTCATCCGCGGTCGGCGGGTGTCTTCGGACGTCCGGATGCTCGTCGTGCCCGGCTCGGTCGCCGTGCGGGCACAGGCGGAGCAGGAGGGACTGGACAAGGTGTTCAGCGACGCCGGGGCGGAGTGGCGCGGCGCCGGCTGCTCGATGTGCCTGGGCATGAACCCGGACCAGCTTGCGCCCGGCGAGCGCAGTGCGTCGACGTCGAACAGGAACTTCGAGGGACGCCAGGGGCGCGGCGGGCGCACGCACCTGGTCTCGCCGCCCGTCGCGGCCGCAACCGCGATCACCGGCCACCTCAGCTCACCGGCGGACCTGGAGGTATGA